CATACCTATAAGCAATAGGTAAATAACTAATTACTTACccacaagtaatatatttagttcatatCCGTATCCTAATGGAGTAAATAACCGTCGGGTCGTGGGTctccgttgccatctctagcCGCAAGGAGAGCGTCCTAGGGATGGTTACACGCTCTATTCATGGATCACAAGTAATTTACGATTAACTCTAGTTTAAAATCTAAGATGTATGAATCAGTCCATGGATAATTTAGAATTAACTttaatttgaataaataaaatttattttatttcacgttaatacttaatttatataattgaaTTAGAGTTATTCTTAAGGTACCTGCGGACCGACCCATCTACGACCATCCCTAAGCGCCACAACAGCGGCCACCTCAACTGTTCAGGTCACTTGCATTCAGTATTGTCTTTCTACTGCACTACTAAATAATCTAATCACCACAGTATTAATCACATGCACCGCAGCACCGCAGGTACACTTACAAAAAACCTAGATTAACTTGCTATGTCGAAATTAGTTGCTACTAGTGCTTCATGAATTCGCAAGTGAATCCGTCGAGTTGTTCTCCTCTTGACAAACAGGGTATATGCTCGTGGCCACATTTTGATGCTGTGGATTGCCATTTCGTTGCTTAAGCTACGCCTATCTAGTTTTTGGACCTCTGTCTGACTGATTTAgctaggggtggacagaaacctcatggctcgttagctcgttCGACTCGTGATAaactcagctcggctcggctcgttttatttttctaacgagccgagctagcattttagctcgttagagataacgagccagctcgagctggctcgtgagctgctcacgagcctaacgagcaaGACCAAATATACGCGATTCGTCGGCATTCATTGATTCTACACCGAAAAGCATGtgttcaatactttataggttcaccatgtgatttgttggttcaaactttaatatttagatataatttcatatgatttgcatgtttgaactgaaaatttgcttatataatctattaaaaaattgtttaaattaacttttcatgcatggctcgcgagcctaacgagccagctcgagctttgtaacgagccAAGCCatctcgttatcttaacgagccagaccgaaccgagccgagtcgagccggctcgttatccacccctagATTTAGCTGAACTCTATATCCCGTTGGTCGAGCCTAGTTTTTTCACTGTAACTTCAAGGCTCattgtcatatatttataatttcatTATATCAAGTGAAAATGTGCTAACACTAGCACCTAACATCTTTTagcttattaaaaaaaccaaacgacatatttacaaacgaaaaataatttacaaatacaattttatatacgtgctcAGACCAATCTAAAGTTAAGGccagaaaataaatcatgataaaaaaactaaaaatttaaaagtttataagcataagtaaaagccaaaagatgagagATATAACATACATGATGAAAACAGGTCAGTTCACTAGTCTGGCAGTAAGCACTGGTACAGCACTACAGCATATGAAAACAACACAGGGACTGCAGTTCAggtaaaggaaaaaagaacagaCCGTGACAAAGCACCAAAATCAGTAAGGAAGGACAGCCAAATATCTCCACGGTTAAAAGGTGCTACACTGGTAGTCGATCTGGTCCTCCATCTCACGTTACTTTCCGGTGTAATGTAAAGCAAAGACACCACTAGCGCGccaagagagaggaagagagcagCAAGGAGGCAATGCTGcacaggagagggaggcggccaGGGGACGGAGACGGTGCTTCGTTGCCGTCGGGATTCATggcgctcgtcgtcggcccAGACGCGCCGCCGATTGGCGTGGCGAAGGTCCCCCCCATGATGGGCGTGCCGCCCGTGGCAGCGGTTGCAGAGCCCGGAGAAGTGGTGGTCGTGGTCGTGGTCGTACCGGCGCCTGTGCTTGTACCCACCGTGCCGGTTCCGGTGCTTGTCCCTGCCGCACTGTACAAAAacacacccaaaaaaaaaaaaaccacctCAGTTCATGAATCATGAGCTGAAGGTTAACCAGTTTTTCTATACCAAGTTGAAGTTTAATCAGTTTCGCCACGTGAAGTTGAAGGGAcggttgtttggttttgttaagtaaaaccaaacaaaaaataatttacaaacgaaaaataatttataaataaaatttttacatatgtttatagcaatttaaaaactaagaacgaaaaataaacaaagataaaaaatcttaaaatttattttaaatgtaaagttcgaaaaatttaaatttagcttacGAGCATAATAAGGAAGATTAATCACCTTGCGGTTGCAGGGTATTTGCAGGTTCCTGAGCCTGCGACATAAAGAACACAACAACGTTTAACCGACAAGAGTGACATCGAAGATACTATCAAAGGTACGGTGGAGGAGAGTTGAGCACAGTACTGGGGTCAGTGGAGgagagggtggcggcgccgccgaagtCGCAGGTGGCGCCCCTGGCCTGGCCGTTCCTCTGGAAGTAGCTGTTGGCGGCGTAGGAGCagtgcgccgccaccgtgtTGGGGCTGTAGCACGCCCCGCTCGGCGCCACCGGGGCGCAGTCCGCGCCGTGCCCGCACGCGTAGTCCAGCGCCTTCtgcagcgccgcctccgcgacgTCCGGCCTGCACACGCACCACGCCCCCTCCGATCCTCTGGGCGGCACGCCGATCagcaacaccaccaccaccagcagcaccaCCAGCAGCCGCCGAATCGCCATTTgctcctcgcctcgccgcggtGGTCTCTGCCGCTGCTCTCTAGGcgttattattattaagcTCGTCGATGCTGCTGGTTTGGGTGGAACTGCGCTGCTACGAGCTTGTAGGAGTGGTTGGCTTTAGCTTCCGTCCCGGCTCCTTCTtttttaggccctgtttaaatcctttaaaatggtaaaagttttactattttaaatagtttttcgtaaaatggatctaaacaaaaAATGGATAACTTTGCATTTGGTATTTGATAGTCTAAAGTAGCAAATTTCGTCAAAAAATGCATAGAGATGTGGACCATCTctcacttttaaaaaaaattgacaactTTTGCATGCCTCCAAACACCGagttacaaaaatataataccaAAACTTAtaaccaaaacttttgtcatttgccttttgttattttaaatggatctaaacaggcCCTTATTGATTAGCAGGTCATCATATCACTCGCCGACGGGCAGCTGGCCCGATTCTTTCGCGCTTTCCGACCATTCCGCAGAGCTGCCCCGGCCGGGCGAACGAACGGCGGTGTTTGGGCCGGGTTTACGAGCCGGCGTCCTCCAAAGTAAAGGCAGGCATGCAAAGTCGTCACCTGCGCGTGCTTTGCTGGGCTCTGCTGTACTTGTGTTCGTCGTAGTGGACAGTGGACAGTGTGGTAGTGCTTACCAGATACTCGTGAGCTTTtctcaatctctctctctctctcttttttccctgTTGGAAAAGCAAAGTTATGTGAATGTGTCCTGTTCATGCTGGGGCAAATTGAATTTCTACTTATGATGCCCGTCAATCATCAGCTGTTTATGCTTAGGTATTGATTGAGCCGTATCTTTCAGCTCAGGCTGCATTGATATATTCGAAGTTTACTAGTTTCCGTCAGATGCACAAAACCAAGGTCGGGAAATTGGAGGATTACTGCTTGATTTGTCACTTCTCACCATGTCACCAGGCCTGTTGATGTATATGAAAAATCCATTTGGCCTCATCCTAGATTCACTAGTTCTACTGCATACAAATTCGCACGATATTGCTAAAACTTTGGCTTGCTAAATTAAAGCCCGGTGATATCATGTAAAGACCATAACTCATACCAATTTTGACTTTACAACACTGTGAAACCAAGAGTGGCTTGTATTAATTGTAATCAAAATTGGCAAGTGTGGTTGAAGCGTGTGTGTTGACTAACGAGGATCAAGTCGCGAAATGTGTGCCCACAAAACAGTGGTTCGGATTGTTTGTATGCAGGTGTTTGGGGTCAACCTTGGTCAACGGCATATCGGGATCAAACTCAGAGAGAGTTATGGTCTGGCACGATCGAGGACGTTGGGTGACAAGGTGGGACACATGCGCGTACGTAATGGATGAACATCGTGCGAAACAATTGGATATTTGCGAAGAAaatcgacgaggaggaggaacacACATACATGGCTGCATGCATACGTACGTGCAAAGAATggatggctagctagctggttgGTGCAAGGCAGCATGGCTGGCTTGGATTGCTCGGCTTGGTCAACCTGCATGCGTGCATGTTTAGGTAAGCTAGCTTGCAGGTGGATGGCAAGCAACAACGCCATGGCGCATGCACTCGGGAGACGGGCCAGTGGTggctgacggctgggcccAGGCGATGCATGCACGCCATGAGAGGGAATCGCTGAGAGCAACCAGTGCTTCGGTCTCGGGTGCGATGCAGCAGCCGCTGATGGGCGGGCCCTGGTCGGAATATTCGGTGCACACGAGAAACCAGCCTGCGGCCGACGCGTGGCAAGACCTTCGTCCTCACGCGCGCACGGGAGGCAGCTGTAAGGTGGCATCCGGATCCCCTGTGGCAGAACAGAAAAAACCTACGTGGCTTATTCTGGAGCGCTGATTTTGGATCGAACGGCTGTGAGGACTTAGAGTAGCCGCCAAGTTTGAGGGGTAGTTTGGTCTTTTTCTAATGGAGGATTAGCCCTATATAAATATGGGAGGAATGGTTGCTTGAGGAAGCAACTTTGTGatggaatgaaaaatattttcgagAGTGGTTTGTTACTCTAGCTTGTGTTGGCTAGATGTGCCAATAACTCTCATAAATTGTTATTGTTAAGCTTGTAAACCAAGCTTTGtaaacttcaaaaataaaattttaagtttacttgtgaaataaaattttatttaccacGTTTAAATTTTACGCTTTTCGCATTTAAATTCCTGTCGATATTTCCtgctctgttttatttttatatctccATTCCTGTCCTCCTATTTTTCACggagatatttttttggagtttTGCGATCGAATTggaattttgttctttttgggGATAGTTACACTTTAGCtatattcacccccctctataGCCTAATCTGATCTCACAATTGGTATGAGAGCTCGGTTATAGTTCATTGTAACTTAACCGTGGCAACGAACTGTACTTACGCTATGGAGAAGTACTCAACGAAGCCGTTCGTTTTCGATGGTGGCTCAGATTTTATGTTATGGAAGGCTCGAATGGAATCTTACCTTCAGAGGTTAGGGTTGAAGGAATGGCAGAGTGTTACCACTGCCTACCAAATACTCGAGGATACCTCAAATCTCACGGCAGATGCCATTGCAAAATAGGAGGCAAATTACCGAGCTTGAAATGCACTTCTTGCTGGGTTAGGGTCTGGGGAGTTCAGCAGATTAAACCACCTCAAGACTGCTAACGAAATCTGAAAAAATCTGTGCTCCTTCCATGAAGGAAGCAAGGAGATTAAATTGGTTCGTCAAAACCAATTCCAGAGGGAATACCAGCGATTTGAGATGAATCCTGGAGAATctattgataaatattttaagagaTTTGAGAAGATTATTTCAAACATGAGGTCTGTCGGTCTTGAGCTTGAAGAAAATGATAAGGCTCGACACCTCCTCAACAATCTTGATCTTGGACTTTGGGCTATGAAAGTTACATCCATCACAGAAAGTGCACCTTTGAGCTCACTCACCGTGGAAACGCTTTACTCTAAGCTAAAAACCCACGAGATAAAAATTTTCCATCACAAAGGTCAAAAACACTTGATGGAACGTGTAGTTGAGCGCTATTCTAGCACTTGTGCTAATGATATTGCTTTGATGTGTGGTGGCATTTCACTTGCCGCATTACACTATGTCTGACGAGCAGATAGAGAAGATCTCTGAAGATGATCTTGCTCTAATAGCTCGCAAATTCTCTAGGGCTTACAACAATGTGAGGCACAAAAAGAAAGGGAGGAGTGGCAATGCCCTCAACTATTTTGAGTGTGAAGAGCCAAACCACATACGCGCCAACTGCCCAAATTTGAaaagtaaaaatgaaaagacgTCCAAATGGCCTGAAGGCCAAAAGCGTGGAAGCCGGAAGGAGGGATTGCAAAAGGCGATCCACAAAGTACTTGCTGCACTCGAGGAGGTGGAGCtgagcgacgacgacaacgatcatgagaagaagaacaaggaTGATATCTTCGCCGGCATGTGTTGCTACGCCGACGACCACTACATCAACATGTACCTCATGGCACTTGAGGACAAGGATGACTCAACGGAGCATCCTAAGGTATGTCCCGATGATGCTCTCTCCCTTGATTCTCCCTTGATGATTCTGAAAATGACATGAATGAATTGTCTTGTGATGAGAATTATTCGAGTGATGACTTGGATGATGATGGCATTAGTAGAGAAAGAATGGCTAGGTTGATGACTACTCTCACTGAAAAATACAAGCTATGTGGTACTAAAATTGtgaaactaaaatatgaaaaagacGATATGTTAGTAGAAATCGCTAGGCTTCGCTCCATGATACCTGAGGATGATGAATGTTTTTCTTGCAAAACCTATCTTGTTGAAATTGCTCTTCTCAAGTCTAGAAATGATTCTGGTGCTTTAGGAGCTAGGATAACTGCTAGTGCTAAACATGCTTGCTCAAAATGCTATGAATTGAAACTAGATATAGGTTTGCTTGAAATTGAGCTAAAAGAAGTGAAAGAAAAACTTGATCATAATAAGTCTAGGAATTGtgaaatttatcaaaatctTGCTAGTGAGAATGATGAACTTAAAAAGAAATTTGGTTTGCTTAAGATTAGGAACAATTTGCTAGAGCTCATGACAACTAAAACTTCTGTTGAAACTTGTGCTAATTTAGAAGTTGAGCTAAAAGACATTAAGAGTGCTGTTGAGTCTCATGCTTCTTGTGCTTCTTGCATCTCTCTTAGACAAGATCTTGGTTCTGTTAAGAAAGAATGTGCTAAAAAGGAGGAGCAGCTAGCCATTCTAGAGTATGATCTTGTAGCTGCTAAGAAAGAGTGTGTCAAGAAAAATGAGTCCCTAGGTAtcctagagagagagaaaatctaCTTGCAGCAATCTTTAGAAAAATTTGCCTAGGGAAAGAAAAAGCTCAATATGATCCTAGACCAATCCAAGGTGAGCAAGTTTAACCAAGGTATAAGTTATGATTTTGCTGAGTCTTTGAGGATAGGTGGACATGAGATTCTTGGCTTTCAGGATGGTGTTATAGAGTTAGCTAAAACACCTACTGTTTTCAAGTCAGCTGGTTTCTTAGATAGCTCTAGCTCTAGTAAACCGAAGCCTGTAGAAGCTGAGAAAGAACCCAAGCTTGTAGAAACTCATAAAGAACCTAAGACTGTAGAAGTTCAGAAAGAATCCAAGCCTGTAGAAACTCATAAAGAACCTGAGCCTGCAAAAGCTGAGAAAGAACCCAAGTCTGTAGAGAAAACCAAGTATGAATGCACCTTCTTTGGTAAGTCTGGTCACTTGGTTAGGTTCTGCTTTAGAAAAGCCAAGAAAGAGCGACAAGAGCGTCTTAGGACTTTGAGATCCATGCGTGGAGATCCTAGAGTTCCTAAGAGGTTTGAGTGCGCTTGTCACTGTCGTTCAAGTGGTGTATCTCGCTTTCCTCGCCGAGATGTGCACCCTCGACATGACTTGGCAGGGTTGGAGCAGAACAGGTGGGACCAGCATGTGCATCATACTATTGGTTATTCTAACTTTGGTTCTACACCTCGATTGAGATAGTACTGGATTCCTAAGTCTTTGCTCATTAACCCCAGTGCTAGATCAACGAGGGTTGTTGCTTCTCACTTCTGAGATGTTGTAGGGAGGTAGATGGACACTTGGCTTTGATCTTTTTTGTTGCAAGTTATGCCATGTGATCCTTTACCTCTTGATGGCACTTAGACTGCTTGTACGACTACGTGAGCCTTGTGGTAGTATCTAGGCTGGACTTTTGCATGTCAGCGTGTCTTTGCCAAGTCAGTTGATGCTTACTGCTTTTGCACTTACTTCCTTCAATTCCTTGCCTTGTGTTTCATCTGATCGGCATGTTTTAAGGGGGAGTGTGTGTTCTTTGATGATTTGACTTCTCAGTTGCCTTTCTGAGCTTCTTGTTAGCTTGATCTTCTTGGCTGAGTCTCTTGATTTCTTCTTGTTTCTGTTGTTGGATTGTCTTGATGCCCTATGAGCTATATGTAGTGACATGGGTTGACATTAAGAGATTCACTGAAACTGGTTTGGTTTATTTCATATGGCGTCAGTTCAGGGGGAGTTCTGTGCTTTGCTCTACATTTGTATATAGTGCATCATGTTTACAAATACCTGTTTGCATTCTATCATGTCTTCCTACATGTGAGCTTTGCATGTTATCTCTTTCACATCAATTTGTTGTGCATGGTTTACATATGTGCCAGTTTGATCCCTTGTCTAGCTTTGATGTGCTCGAGTAGCTTGTTTGAACTTGACGTGTTTAAACAAGTGCGTTGAAACTTGCCTAACTTGAATTTCACTTAAACATAAATCTTGTGCAAGTGCTTGTTCTAAGAGTTTGCTTAAATTGAAGCTTTTTACTCATGCTTATGTCATGCTTTACTCCTTTACAATAGTTGTCATGCTGTCGGAAAGCTTTGCTATGGTCCATGTGTTGAATCTTTCATGCTATCTATGTCATCTTTTGCTCTTGTCCGGACTACTGAGTGCGCTTACGTGCAAGTAGTTCCGAAGATAGCACAGAGACTGTCTGTAATGAGAACTCCAGCTGGATGTTCTGATTGACCAAATCAGAAGTACCTTCGCGATTGTGCTATTAAAAAAAGGTGTGATGAggcataaaaaaatgattaatggcaggaaaaaaatgatgatgaCATGTGCTCTTCTTGAAAAACATGGTTGATTCTTCATGGACTTTGACATAGCACGTCAAGCATGGGCATTTTGTGGAGTTGGAGTCTTCATTGCATTCTTATGAAGTCGATTGCTTCTTCTTAAGTCTCTTTTAGAATTTGCATTGCACACTAAGCTACTTATTTCAGTTGAAAGATTTTATTGTTGCTTGTGATACAATCTTGTTTCTATATGCCATGATTCATACCTCTTTTGTGCATACATAGCTAGATATTGACATTTTCTTGCTCTTACGTGGACCATGCACCTTGTTTGGATGTTTTTAGATAACTTCCAAAGCTCACACATTTACATTGtgcatttttcatcattttgcATATGCTCCTTTTGTCTTGATGGCATCATTGTCAAAGGGGGAGAGATTTATGCTTtctttgaaaattaaaaaaatgttttattcttGTTGAGAGGGGGAGTCTGTGTTAGGCATTTGGAGAGTCATTTCTTATCTTGAGTCTATTTTCTATAACTTGGTTTTTGAGTTTTGATCTATTTGACCAAGTTTGACTTTTGGCAAaacttttgcttttaaatttttaaatcattaaaattCTTCTTTAGTGTTGCCAATGTTTCCATAAGGAGGAGATTGTGAAACCAAGAGTGGTTTGTATTAATTCTGATGGAAAATTGGCAAGTGTGGTTGAAGCGTGTGTGTTGGTTGACTAACGAGGGTCAGGTCGCGAAATCTGTGCCCGCAAAACGGTGGTTCGGATTGTTTGTGTGCAGGTGTTTGGGGTCAACCTTGGTCAACAACAGATCGGGATCAAACTCAGGGAGAGTTATGGTCTAGCACGGTCGAGGAGGTCGGGTGACAAGGTGGGACACAGGCATGTACGTAATGGACGAATATCGTGCGGAACAATCGGATATTCGCGAAGAAAATctacgaggaggaggaacacACATACATGACTGCATGCATACGTATGTGCAAAGAATGGATGGCTAGCTAGTTGGTTGGTGCAAGGCAGCATGGCTGGCTTGGATTGCTCGGCTTGGTCAACCTGCATGCGTGCATGTATCGGTGAGCTAGCTTGCGGGTGGATGGCAAGCAACAACGCCATGGCGCATGCACTCGGGAGACGGACCAGTGGTCGCTGACGGCTGGGCCCAGGCGATGCATGCACGCCATGCAGAGGGAATCGTGCTTCGGTCTCGAGTGCGATGCAGCAGCTGCTGACGGGCGGGCCCTGGTCGGAATATTCGGTGCACACGAGAAACCAGTCTGCGGCCGACGCGTGGCAAGACCTTCGTCCTCACGCATGCACGGGAGGCAGCTGTAAGGTGGATTTGCTGTGGCATCCGGATCCCCTGTGGCAGAACAGAAAAAGCCTTGGCTTATTCTAGAGCGCTGATTTTGGATCGAACGGCTGTGAGGACTTAGAGTAGCTGCTAAGTTTCAGGGGTAGTTTGGTCTTTTTCTAATGGAGGATTAACCCTATAAATAGGGGAGGAATGGTTGCTTTAGGAAGCTAACTTTGGGATGGaatgaaaaatgtttttgaGAGGAATGGTTGCTTGAGGAAGCTAACTTTGAGATGGaatgaaaaatgtttttaagaGTGGTTTGTTACTCTAACTTGTGTTGGCTAAATATGACAATAACTCTTATAAATTGTTATTGTTAAGCTTGTGAACCAAGCTTTGTAAActtcaaaaatgaaatttgaaagATTActtgtgaaataaaattttttaccacatttaaattttacgctTTTCACATTTAAATTCATGTCGATATTTTCtgctctgttttatttttgatatttcaATTCCCGTCCTATTTTTCACGGAGATATTTTTTCCGAAGTTTTGCGAtcgaattaaaattttgttctttttaggAATAGTCAAACTTTAGCTATATTCACCCCCTCTATAACCTAATCCGATCTCACGACAGATCACCAAATCGACAACCGAAAGTTTACCAGGGATCACTGGAACAGGTGACCAAAACAGAATTTATTATAAGGTTCTCAATTGCGAAGGCCAGAGCACAGGAATGCTCATAGCAGTACAATACTAGGTTAGATCAACAGCATAACAACACAATGCTGAATCCTTGAACATTCAACAATCCAGGACACGTAGTAACACAAAATCTTAACGAGCAACCAACCGGGCACACCTCGGCTTATTTCTGTGGACCATGGACAAACCTGCATTAGACCGGCTACGTTTATGAGGGCGGCTTCATCAGTGCAGCCACCTTCTGGACAGACGGCCTTGCCATCAGGTCAGTCCACCAGGCCTTCACATGCGGGTATGCATCGAACAAAGATGCATAGGGTGTAGCGAACAAGCACAGGGTGGTAGACACATGGCTTAGGTCCGCGACACTGATGTAATCTCCAGCCAGGTACTTGCACTTTGTCAGGCGCGCCTCGTACACCTCCAACACCTTCTTCAGCTTCTCAATATTCTCCTCGACGACTTTCTGGTCGGTGCTTCCTCCGAGCATCGGAAGGATAAGGCACTGATAAAGCACGGGGTTCAGTGCAGAAGTGTATTGGTTGGACTCCACTTCAAGCCAAACATCCACCATTGCTGACTCCTTGAGGTCGCCTTCCTTCAACAGCTCCGGCTTGTTCTTGCGGCATACATACTTGCAAATTGCACGCGATTCTAACAAGAAGAAATCAGACAAAGTTATGGTAACAAACAATAACCAAGATTTTAAAGGTGTGCACAACAGTGGTCTCACTTAAATAAATTGATCCAAAATAACAAAACTGTCCATGCCATGGGAATTAAAATTGTACACAAACTATATGCAGGCTTGGAGCTCCTATACGGCAGTAATAGCTTCATCATATTGAAACCATGCACGGCATCAGACTACGGTGCATGACTAAAGagcttttgagaatttttagTGGTCTTACTATATGTGTGATGCATGTAGATATATCTACAATGTTCTATTCTTACTTATAAAAACCTAAGGCACACCACATCACTtccataaaattaatattgtcATGTACATCTCTACACTTTGTTCCCTTCCCCATTCAAGTGCATGTCAAACATTTCAGCTAACCCCTTGAGAAGGTATTGTAGCAAATAACAGTAACCCAATAAAAACCTTACCCCTGATAATGCAATGGTTTACAGACTGTCAGACTCCTTTTATAAATAACGACTGTAACATTGAAACAGGTgcttccagaaaaaaaaaagtcgggTGCCATTTAGGCCCATGTGGAAGTGCTAG
This is a stretch of genomic DNA from Oryza brachyantha chromosome 1, ObraRS2, whole genome shotgun sequence. It encodes these proteins:
- the LOC102722547 gene encoding PLASMODESMATA CALLOSE-BINDING PROTEIN 3-like, whose protein sequence is MAIRRLLVVLLVVVVLLIGVPPRGSEGAWCVCRPDVAEAALQKALDYACGHGADCAPVAPSGACYSPNTVAAHCSYAANSYFQRNGQARGATCDFGGAATLSSTDPSSGTCKYPATASAAGTSTGTGTVGTSTGAGTTTTTTTTSPGSATAATGGTPIMGGTFATPIGGASGPTTSAMNPDGNEAPSPSPGRLPLLCSIASLLLSSSLLAR
- the LOC102706795 gene encoding probable glutathione S-transferase GSTF2, whose translation is MAPMKLYGATLSWNVTRCVAVLEEAGAEYEVVPLNFGTGEHKTPEHLARNPFGQVPALQDGDLYLFESRAICKYVCRKNKPELLKEGDLKESAMVDVWLEVESNQYTSALNPVLYQCLILPMLGGSTDQKVVEENIEKLKKVLEVYEARLTKCKYLAGDYISVADLSHVSTTLCLFATPYASLFDAYPHVKAWWTDLMARPSVQKVAALMKPPS